In Canis lupus familiaris isolate Mischka breed German Shepherd chromosome 5, alternate assembly UU_Cfam_GSD_1.0, whole genome shotgun sequence, a genomic segment contains:
- the OR6M1 gene encoding olfactory receptor family 6 subfamily M member 1 (The RefSeq protein has 1 substitution compared to this genomic sequence), producing MGNWSIVTEFTLIAFPVLLELRIFLFVVLLLTYTLTATGNIIIIFLIWTDNRLQTPMYIFLSNLSCLDILYTTVITPKLLDCLLGEKKTISFAGCITQTYFYFFLGTVEFILLAVMSFDRYVAICNPLRYTTIMNSRACLLLVLGCWVGAFLSVLVPTIVVTRLPYCRKEINHFFCDIAPLLQVACVDTYLIEQINFLLSALVILSSLAFTAGSYTYIISTILRIPSAQGRQKAFSTCASHITVVSIAYGSNIFVYVRPSQNYSLDFDKVAAVLITVVTPLLNPFIYSLRNEKVKEVLRETMNRIMSLILRKT from the coding sequence ATGGGGAATTGGAGCATAGTGACCGAATTTACCCTAATTGCCTTCCCTGTTCTCTTAGAGCTTCGAATCTTCCTCTTTGTGGTTCTTTTGCTGACTTACACACTAACAGCAACAGGAAACATTATCATCATCTTCCTAATATGGACTGATAATCGCCTGCAAACTCCAATGTACATTTTCCTCAGTAATTTGTCCtgtctagatattttatataccaCGGTCATTACCCCAAAGTTGCTAGCCTGCCTCCTTGGAGAGAAGAAAACCATATCCTTTGCTGGCTGCATCACTCAAAcatatttctacttctttctggGGACAGTGGAGTTTATCCTCTTGGCGGTGATGTCCTTTGACCGCTACGTGGCCATCTGTAACCCCCTGCGCTACACCACCATCATGAACAGCAGGGCCTGCCTACTGCTGGTTCTGGGCTGCTGGGTCGGAGCCTTCCTCTCCGTGTTGGTACCAACCATTGTAGTGACAAGGCTGCCTTATTGTAGGAaagaaattaatcattttttctgTGACATTGCCCCTCTTCTGCAAGTGGCCTGTGTAGACACTTACCTCATTGAGCAGATAAACTTCCTTCTATCTGCCCTCGTCATCCTGAGCTCCCTAGCATTCACAGCTGGGTCCTACACCTACATCATCTCTACCATCCTGCGCATTCCCTCAGCCCAAGGCCGCCAGAAAGCTTTTTCTACCTGTGCTTCTCACATTACGGTTGTGTCCATTGCTTATGGGAGCAACATCTTTGTGTATGTGAGACCCAGTCAGAACTATTCCCTGGATTTTGACAAGGTAGCTGCTGTCCTCATTACAGTGGTGACCCCTCTTCTGAACCCTTTTATTTATAGCTTAAGAAATGAAAAGGTGAAAGAAGTGTTGAGAGAGACAATGAACAGAATCATGTCCTTGATACTAAGGAAAACTTGA